The Verrucomicrobium spinosum DSM 4136 = JCM 18804 DNA segment ACGGCAGCCACGAGGGTGACAAGTCCGTCCGCGTCTTCTTTCGTCCCCCTCAAAACAGGGCCAACGACATCCGGCTGCCAGACCAACCAGTGGCTCCGGACAACGCCGATATGTTCCTGACCCAGCTGGGGCTCGCCGCCGTCAAAGTCCCCGCCGCCCTCTCTGACCCGTGCGTCATTGATCTGGAGACCGCCGATCAGTCCACGGAACCCATTGCGATCGGTGGCATTTATTGATCCAGCCGATTGCCAGTCTGCACTGCACTGAAGCCTGGACTTCCCTCCAGCTTCCAGCAAAGGCAGCTGCTTGTAGTTCAAACTTTAGTTTGCTCAGGACACGTCACCAAAGATCGACTGAGCAAACTAAAGTTTGAACTACAAACAAGCAGCTGAGCCGCCTCTCATCCAGTTCACACCTCGAACCTCAACTGACGCACTGCGTCATGACGCACCCGCGCCGCGTCGCTCCTTCCCTGTCTCCCCCAGCTCTCCCTCCCGGAGAGCCTCCCCATCCAAGGTCGGCAGCACCCTGGCTCCGTCTGCCGGAAAGGGAATCGGCGTGACACACAAGACCTCCCCCTCCTGGGGAGCCTTCGGCGAGTTCGCTGAAATCACGATGCCTTTTTCATCTGCGGCGAGGGGCTCCACCGTCATGCGGCGCAGGCGATTCTCCGGGGAGATGAGGATGATTTCATTTCCAGCCCGCACGGCCACCCGGGGGATGACATACACATCCGTCAGCACCTCGCCCCGGATCTCTGCTTCCACAAACTGGCCAATCTTCAGCGGCGGCACGCCGTCGGCTCGCCGGGCATACGGATCATCCACCTGGGCGATGGCGATGATCTGCCGGGTCTCTGCGTCCAGGGAGCCCTCCACCCGCATCAATCGACCCTGCCACATGACCGGTTTCCCATTCAATGACGCACGCAAGCGGACTGGCACACTTTCAGTGTCTGCCACCTCGGCGGCCCCACTGCCGCGATAGCGCTCCGGGAGTTTTAGGAAACGCATCTCCCGCTCCGGCAACGGCAGGCGGATCTCCACATAGTCCACGGCAAAGACTTTGGCCAACTGGGTGCCGGGAGTGACGAGCTGCCCCACATCCACACTCTGCTGCAAGACCTGCCCGGCATACGGTGCCCGCACCACGGTGCGGGCCAGATCACGCTCTGCCTTCATCACCTGGGCCTTGGACGAAGCCACATCGGCCTCGGCACGGGCCAGTTGCGGCTGCCTCAGAACCAGTGGGCTGGGTTCTCCCGTGCGGCCCAGTGCCTTCCAGTTTTCCAGCGCCTGTTCTGCCTTCGCTTTCTCCTCTGCCAGCAAGGCTTCCATTTGAGCCAGCGAGCCTTTCGCCACCACCACGGCCGTTTCGTAATCCACCGGATCCAGCTTGAGCAGGACCTCGTCTTTTTCGAAGAAGGCCCCGGCGCGAAACGACGGGCTGACTTCCACAATCTTCGCACTCACTTCTGGCAGCAGCGTGCTCTGGGTGCGGGGCATGACCGTCCCCTGGGATCGGACCTGCACAGGGAAAGTGGACTTCTTCAGAATTCGCCCCTGCACCTTCACCAGGACTGGCTCAGCCACGCTCACCTTTGGCGCAGGGCGGGAGGTGTACAACCACCATCCTCCCCAGGCACAACCTCCAAGGATCAACAAAGGCGAAACGACACGCAGGAACTTCATCTGGCTGGGCAATACAGTCGCAAAAGCTTGAGTTCCCAAGGTCTCACACCGCTAGTTCCCTTGCGAGTGAAAAGAAAGGAGCGGGACCGGTGGTCCCTCTGGCACGCCTCAGCGGTGGAGCACTGACCAGATCCTGCCAGTCACGGACGACATGGACAGTCAGCAAGCTATGCCAGGACCAACCCTTTCCCCAGTTCCTCACCCACCAGTCGCGCCACCTGCTCCGCTGTGACGCCCGTCATGCAGTCATAGTGGCCAAAGGGGCACTCGCGCTTGAAGCAGGGGCTGCAGGGCACGTGATGGCGCACAATGCGGTGGCGGTCGCCCAGAGGTCCGGTGAGCACGGGCTCTGTGGAGCCAAAGATGCTGACGGTGGGCACGCCCAAGGCGGCAGCCAGGTGCATGGTGCCGGTGTCATTGGTCACTAGCAGCCGGCAGGCGCGAAGCTCCGCAATGAGCTCGGTCAGGGTGGTGGCTCCCACGCGATTGCGGTGGCGCACATTGCCCAACATCTGACTCAAGGTCTCCCCCATGGCCTTCTCCCCCGGAGCGCCAAAGAGCTGCCACTCCACCTCTGGCCACTGCACGGAGACAGCGGCGGCCACCCCGGCGAAGCGGTCCATGGGCCAGCGCTTGGCCTGGCCGTACTCGGCCCCCGCACAGATGCCCACCCTGATGGTGCCCTCCCCCGCAGCGCCGGTGGGCGGCACCGTGGGTGAAAACAGGCCGGGGTCGTCCGTCTTGGCCCCGCAGAACTTGGCCAGACGCAGGTAGCGGTAGGCGTGATGCTCCGGCGGCTTGTAGGACACCGGTTCTGGACACACCTGATGCAGCATCCGGGACCGGAGAGAGCCGTGATACCCCACCAGGCGAGGGATGCCGGCCTGCTTCAACTCCAGGGTGGAGCGGGTGGAGTTAGTGAAGAGTACCGCAACATCATAGTAGCCCGACTCACGGATGCGTCGGGCCACACTGCTGATGCCTTCTTTCTTGGCCTTGGTGACCACCGCATCCACCTCCGGCACCGCGCTCCAGAGTTCCTTTAGATTGGCCTGGCAGAAGATCGTCAGCCGCATGTCCGGCCGCCCCTGCTTGAGCGCCCGGATCGCAGGCATGGCCATACACGCATCCCCCAGCCAGTTGGGTGAACGGACCAGGAGGTTAAAGGGTTGCAGGCGGCTCCCATCATACCCCTTGGGCAGGACGATGCCGCGGCGGTACTTGGAGAGCAGGAAGTCCGGCTTGGGTGTCTTCCAGCGGTTGTGCACCCAGAACCAGTCAGCAGGAGCACGGCGCACCAGCACCTCCACGGCAATGTTGAGCATGGAGGTCAGCCCCTCCGCCGTGGCTTTCTTCTCCCCGCTGCTCACGGGCGGGTAGATGACGAGTTTCCAGCGCGCCAGGCCGTCGTTGTACACCGCCATCGGCAGCAGAGGCGCATCACAACGCAGGGCCATCAGGGCAGCCAGGCTGGAGGTGGAGGCCAGCCGGTCAAAGAACGGGCACCAGATGCCCTTGTCCCCCGCGTGCTGGTCCACGAGCACACCAATCGCGCTGCTCCCCTCACGGAGATGCTTGATGGGAGCCCCGAAACCGTCGTTCCGGCTGAAGAGCACGTAACCCAGCTTCTCCCGGCGGCGGCGCAAATGCGACTCCAGATACGGATTGCTCAGGGGCTGGTAGATGGTTGCTGGCTTCCGCCCGTAGCAGAACAGGGAGGGAATATTCGTGAGCAGCTCCCAGCACCCGAGGTGGCAGATGGCGTAGAGCAGCGGCTTGCCGGATGCCGCCACGGCTTGGGCATGCTCCGTGCCCTCGATCGTGACCCGTTTCACGATCTCCGCCTCGGACATCACCTGGAACTTCAGGCTGCACAGGAAGTTCGCCCCCAGGCTCCGGAAGTGCTTCCGCGCCGCCGCCTTCCGCCAGTCGAGGTCCTTTTCCCGGCCAAACGCGATTTCCAGGTTCCTCAGCGCCAGCCGACGAGGGCCGCCGAAAAAGGCATGTGCCAGCCCGCCCAGGAACTGCCCGAGCCGGGCGCAGAAGGTCAGCGGCAGCACACTCAACACAGCCTCCACCCCGCGTACCAACAGGTACATCAGGTACTGCCCCATACGGGTGATCACTTGGTCGCCAGAAGGCTTTTTGCTCGCCATTGCCTGTCTATCCCGCAAGAGGGGCGGGAGTGCAAAGTTGAAAATCCATTCTTCCGCCTCACTTCCCCACCACAAGGTGGACACCCAGGGCGATCAGCCCTGCGAGGAAACAAATACGGAACTTCGCCGGCGACAGACGGGACCGGAGGAAAGTGCCCGCATACATGCCGATGAGGGCGGGCACGAGCATGAGCGCAGAGCTGCCGAGCACCGCCGTAGGGTAGCTCCCGTTCATCACCAGCCCCAGCGCCAGCACCACGGTGGATACGGTGAAGGAGATGCCCATGCCCTGGATCAGCTCGTCCTTCTTCAACCCCAGCGCCTGAAGATACGGCACGGCCGGGATGACAAACACGCCGGTCGCGGCGGTGACGAATCCCGTGCTACCCCCAATCAGCGGTCCCAGCCAGCGCTCCCATTCAGAACGCACCGTCATGCGAGCGCCCGTGAGCGCCCAGCCCGCGTAGCCGATGAGCGCCGTGCCCAGCCCCACCATCGCCCACTTCCCCGCCGGAGCCCCTAGAATCCACGCCCCGAGCAAACTGCCCGCCACAATCCCGATCTGCATGCCGCCCAGCCGCTTCAACATCGGCCCCAGCGTCCCCCACGGCCAGATCTGCCAGACATTCGTCACAAACGAAGGCACCACCAGCAGCGCTGCCGCCTCCGCCGGACTCATCACCAGCGCCAGCAAGGCCACCGCCACCGTGGGCAACCCCAGCCCGATCACGCCCTTCACCACCCCCGCCAGCACAAATACCGCCCCAGTGAGGAGCAACACGTTAAGTGATGCGGCATTCGAGAGTTCCAGCCAGGCCATGGTTCGAGTCAAAAACTGAACTACGTCTCAGCGAGGCTTCTGGAAAGGATTCTCACACGAAGGCACAAAGGCACGAAAAGGAGGCGGGGGTTCCAGCCCCGCTCAGTCGAGCGTCTCCTAACTTCGCAGGCTGAAGCCTGTACTCCGTACAACTTCAGCCTCCAAAACCCGCACCGGACCTCATGTCTTGAGTCTTGTGTCTTGCAGTCTTGTGTCTCCCGCGCAGCGGGCCCTACCGCTTCTTCAACTGCGGGAACAGCACCACATCACGGATGCTCTCCGCACCCGTCAACATCATGACCAGGCGGTCAATGCCGATGCCGATGCCGCCAGCGGAGGGCATGCCGTATTCGAGAGCGAGGAGGAACTCCTCATCCACCTTCTGAGTTTCCTCGCCCGCCTGGTGTTCCAGGCGCTCGCGCTGCACGATGGGGTCGTTGAGCTCGCTGTAGCCGGGGGAGATTTCCTGGCCGTTGATGACCAGTTCGTACACGTCCACCACGCTGCCATCGGCCTTGTTCTGCTTGGCCAGGGGCACCAGTTCCGCAGGCACATGCGTGACGAAGAGCGGGTCGAAGCTCTTCTCCTCGATCAGCTTTTCAAACACCTGCTGGCTCACTTCGTAGTCCACCATGCCGCCGCTCACCTCGACGCCCAGCTCGGCGCACTTCGCCTTCTTGTCGTCCAGTGACAGCTCGAACCAGCCCTCTCCGGCCACGCCCTTGATCAGCTCCTTGTAGGGAGCACGACGCCAGGGGCGCTGGAGGTTGATGGTGCGGGTCACGTTGCCTTCGTCATCCTTGTGCTCGATGAGGAGGCCACCGCAAAACTTCTCCGCCAGGTGGCAGACCATGCTCTCCACGAGGTCCGCCATCTGCTCGAAGTCGGAGAAGGCCCAGTAGGCCTCCAGCATGGTGAACTCGGGGTTGTGACGACGGCTCAGGCCCTCGTTGCGGAAGTTGCGGTTGAGTTCGAAGATCTTCGTGAACCCACCCACCAGGAGACGCTTGAGGAAGAGCTCCGGCGCGATGCGGAGATACATCGCCATGTTCAGCGCCTTGAAGAAGGTCTCGAACGGCGTGGCGGCGGCCCCACCGGGAACGTCCTGCATCATCGGCGTCTCCACTTCCAGGAATCCGCGATCCTGCAGGAAGCGGCGGATCTCCGCCACCATGAGGCTGCGCTGCACGAAGGTGTCGCGGCTGCGCTCGTTGCTGATGAGGTCCAGATAACGCTGGCGATACTTGATCTCGCGGTCCGTCACGCCGTGCCACTTGTCGGGCAGCGGACGCAGGGCCTTGCTCATCACCTGGAGGGTCTCGGTGTGCACAGAGGGCTCACCCGTCTTCGTCACGAAGGTCTTGCCGGAAACGCCCAGCCAGTCGCCGATGTCCACGAGCTCAGTCAGAAGTTCAAACGCCTCGTCGCCGATCTCCTTCTTGTTCACGTAGCACTGGATGCGGCCCGTGATGTCGGACAGGTCAAAGAACACCGCCTTGCCCATGGTCCGGCGGGCCGTCACACGCCCGGCCACCTTCACCTCCAGATCCGGCTGGAAATCTCGGCGCAGCGCGCCTGGCTGATGAGTCGTGTCAAAGCGTCCGCCGAACGGGTCAATGCCGCGCGCGACCATGGTGTTCAGCTTGTCGCGGCGGATTTGCAGCAGTTCGGATTCGGAATGTTCTTGTCCTTGCATGGGAAGTGTCGTCAATTATGCGGCAGTGAGCGGAAACGCACCTCTAGCCGAGACTCTGGTATTTGCTACTGCAAAGGTGTGCTCACACCAAGACGTGTGGCTGGACAGTCGCGGGGCGCTGTGGCATCCCGGTAGTCGCTGGCTGGCCGAGGCGGACCTCCACTATGGCTATCAGCTGACCATGCGCCGGGCGGGTGGCCTCTTTCCCCAGTGGGGCATGGGCGACATCCGCACCCGGTTGCAGGCTCTGATCCGCCACTATCAGCCAGAGAAACTCATCTTGGCCGGCGACATCATGGACAGCAGCGGCTCTGCGGAAGAGACCCTCACCCTGCTCGCCGCCCTCCAGCCTCAGGTGCCCCACTTGATCTGCCTGGAGGGCAATCACGAGCGTCCCGCCCTGCTCAAACGCTGGACATTCCATCGCTGGCATCGCGAAGACGGCGACTACCTCTTCCACCACGGCCACAACCCGCAAGAGGTCCTCGACTGCCCCAAAGCCACCGCCGACGCCGCCCTTCAAATCACCGGCCACTGGCACCCCGCCGTGACCCTCAATGACGGTGCCGGCACCTCCATGAAGCTGCCCGCCCTCATCCAGCAAAAATCCCCCAAGCGCCGCTCCCAGAGCTCCAACACGCCGCTCGATCACTGGATCCTCCCCGCCTTCTCCCCCTGGGCCCGTGGCGGCCGCCTGCCTGCTCCCGGGGAAAAAGTGCGCCAGGAAATCTGGGCCTGCCATCAGCGGCGGGTTTTTGCCGTGGGGTGAGGCGGAAATGCGGTTTTAACCACAGAGGCACAGAGGAATGACTTTTTTAGACAGAATTAACGGAATTAACAAAATTGGATTCAGTGGTCAGTTCCACCATCCAGAAGCTGAACCCTAATTCCGTAAATTCTGTTAATTCTGTCTAAACCTCAGTTTCAGTGCTCTGTGTTCTCTGCGTCTCTATGGTTAAACCTAAAACTCCCTCTCAGCTAATGACGACCGGTTTATCCTCGTTGTCCTGATCCTTCTTCGGCGCGGGCTTCGCACGGCGGCGCGGCACGGCTTCCTCCTGCAGGATACGGTCTTCCACCAAGGGCTTGGCACCGGTCTCGGGAGTAGGATCTTTCTCGGTGAAGGGTGACTGCTTCTTGTACGTCTTCAGACGCTCGCTGAGCTCCTGCTCCAGCTTGGCCTTCTCCTCAGGCTTGATTTCACCGTCCTTGTCGCCATCCAGCATCACGATGGCCTTCATCTGGGTCTGCACGGCTTCGCCGAATTTGCCACTGCGCGCCAGGGCGGCCGCCAGGGTGTCGATCATCTCATACTGCTTGCCACTGAGTTTTTCCACGGCATTCCGCGCAAATTCCACAGCGCTGTCGCCATCATGAAAGCTGTCGTCCGGGCACACCGCCAGGAACCACGCCAGGTCATTGCGGGCCCAAGGATCATCCGAGCGCGCGGCCCGGCGGTACCAGGCCTCCGCACGGCGATAGTCCAGCGGCACGCCCGTGCCGGTGTAGTAGAGGTAGGCCAGATGCGTCATGGCCCGGATCAGGCCGTTCTGCGCGGCCTTCAGGTACCACTCCGCGGCTTCGCGGGTGTTCTTGTCGATCCCCAGCCCGCGCTCCAGCTTGAAGGCGTACATCGCCTGGGAGGGGGCAAAGTCCTGATCCGCCGCCCGCTTCAGCCACTTGTTGGCCTCAGCCTGATTCTTCTCCACGCCCTTGCCCAGCTCGTAGCACTGGGAGAGATTCTGCTGTGCCAGGGCCAAGCCGTACTTGGCGGCTTTTTCATACCACTCGAAGGCCTTCTTCTCATCCTTCGGGAAGCCCACGCCCTCTTCGTTCATGGTCCCCAGGGCATTCATCGCCTCCAGCTTCTCCTTCTCCGCCGCACGGGTCAGCCATTCGGCAGCTTTTTTCTCATCCTTTGGCATGCCTTCTCCTCCGAGATAGCGGATGCCCAGCTCAAACTGGGCGTCGGCATTGCCTCGCTCCGCCAGCTGCTGCAGCGCGGCCGGATCAAAGTCGTCCCCCACACCTCCACTTTGTGCATGCAAAGGCAGAACACCCACCAGCAGAGCGGCCGCGCCCAGAAGCGCGAAGCGAAGGATTTTCATGGGATTAAACATATCGGGTAAGAATACGAACGACAACCTCAGACATCTTCCCAGCAGCAACCGTTCCGATCATGTTGCGCTACTTTTCCCGTCTCAATCGCGCCCGGAAGGTCCTTTGGAGCTACCTCCTATGGTGGATCCACACCATCGCCCACCATTTTGAGCCCCGGCCGCGCCTCTGGCTCACCTCTCTGGGGCTCAGCGGCATCATCGGCCTGGCCCTTCTGCTCAGCACCCGCACCTCCACCGCCGGCACCACCCGGCTGGACCGCTGGCAGATCTTCCGCCTCTTCCTCATGCCGTTTTGCGTCTCCAGCTTCGCCGCCCTGGTGAAGGACCAGGGCTTCCTCCTCATCTTCCCACCCACCTGGCAGGAAAACTTCAGCGCCCTCACCCTCATCGCCGCCTTCTGGGGAATGACGGCGCTGTTGGAGCGCGTGTATGCGTTGAAGATGCCCTCGCCTCAGCTTGAACGACAAAGTTGAAGCGGACCCGTTGCGGGGAAACTTCAAAAGCCAAACTTCTAACTTCAAACTTCAGAGGTTCCCCGGGCCTCGTTGGTGCCCACCCCTCCACCCCTCCACCACTCCACCACTCCACCACTCCACCACTCCACCACTCCACCACTCCACCACTCCACCACTCCACTACTCCACTACTCCACTACTCCACTACTCCACTACTCCACTACTCCACTACTCCACTACTCCACTACTCCACTACTCCACTACTTCCGCGCCCCGCATTCCAAATTCCAAAATCAGACATTCCCCCCTCGCACAAATGCCGACTCGTTCTTAAACTCCCCGCATGGAACTCCGGCATCTGCGCTATTTCCAGGCCGTGGCCGAGGAACTCAGCTTCTCCAAGGCCGCGGAGAAGCTCCACATCGCCCAGCCTGCCCTGAGCCGCACGGTCAAGGAGTTGGAGGATGACCTCGGGGCCGAGCTCCTCCAGCGCACGAAGCGCAGCGTGAAACTCACCCCCGCCGGGGCCGTGCTCCTGCATGAGGCGGGCATCCTGCTGGGCCTGTGTGAAGAGGCCATCCGCAAGGTCCACCGCACCGTGAAAGGCCAGGAAGGCGAGCTCCGCCTCGGCTTCATCGGACCGCCCACCCAGCCCTTCCTCTCCCGACTCCTCAAGGAGTACCGCCGCCGCCATCCCCGCGTGACCGTCATCTTAGAGGAGCGCACCCCTGAGCGCGTCTGGGAGATGGTCTCCAAGGACCGCATCGACGTCGGCCTCACCCGCCCCGTCGCCGCCAGCGACCGCATCCCCCTCCAGACCCTTCTCCTGCGTCGCGAGTCTCTCTCCGTCGTCGTGCCCCGCAGCCACCCCCTCGCCAGCGAGACCAAGGTCACCTGGAAAATGCTGGAAGGCCTTCCCCTCATCGTCCTCGCCCGCCGCGAAGGCGTCGGCCTGTACGACCGCATCATGATTGGGTGTCACCGCGCCGGGTTCTCCCCCAAGCTCACCCTCACCCCCAGCATCGTCGGTACTGTCGTCACCTACGTGGAGGCCGGTGCCGGCATCGGCGTCGTGCCCGAAAGCGTCGACACCCTCACCCGCAGCCCCGACCTCATCTTCAAACCCCTCCACCCCATCGTCTCCGTTGACCTCGTCATGGTCTGGAACAAGGGGGGCGCCAATCCGGCGGCGGAGGCGTTTAGGGAGCTTGTTTCTGAATGGGTTTCTGCGGACACGCTTATGCCGCTCGCTCAGTAGGCAGTGGACAGTGGGCAGTTGTCAGAAAGTGACACAGCCGTCCCGGCTGTGGTCAGGGGTATTTGGCCGCTTTGCCTCGGTCATTCGCACTCAGGTCTTTGCACCCCTATCGCTCCGTATCCCAGTACTTCAGTGGGCGGTGGGTCAGAATCCGTAACTTGCTCACCAAAAGTGTTTTGCCTCCGTTAGCGTCAAGTCAGCGTCCGTCAGCGGTTCCCTTTGGTCAGGGATGTTTGGCCGCTTTGCCTCGGTCATTCGCACTCAGGTCTTTGCACCCCCATCTCTCCGTATCCAAGTACGTCAGTGGGCGGTGCGTCAGAATCCGCAATTTGCTCACCAAAAGTGTTTTACCCCCGTTTAGCGTCAAGTCAGCGTCCGTCAGCGGTTCGCTTTCTTATCCCTTACCCCTTAACCCTCTTCCCTCTCTGAGTCAGCGGTTCCCCTTCCCTCCTCCAGCGAAGCGTCTCAACCAGCTGCGGAGCGGCGTCTCAACTAGCAGCCGCCCCGGCGGCCGCGTCTCAACCAGCCGCTTGCGGCGTCTCAACTCTCCCCGTATCTTCCCGGCTTGTCCTCCCTGCCTCCATCCCCCGCTCCGCGCCCCCGCCCCTCTCCGCCCGAGCTTCTCTCCCCTGCTGGCAACTGGGACTGCGCCCGTGCGGCCGTCGCCAATGGCGCGGACGCCATTTTCTTTGGCCTGCCCCGGTTCAACGCCCGGCTGCGCGCAGACAATTTCACGGAGGAAGACCTGCCGGAGCTCATGGCGTTCCTGCACAAGCACGGGGTGCGGGGCTATTGCGCGTTCAACACGCTCATCTTCACCGGGGAGCTGGAGGATGCTGAGAAACAACTCCGCCTGCTCGAGTCCGCTGGCGTGGACGCGGTCATCGTTCAGGACCTCGGCCTGGCCCGCATGGTGAAGGCGCTTGCGCCCAAGCTCCATCTGCACGCTTCCACTCAGATGACCATCACCTCGCCCGAAGGGCTCCGCTTCGCGCGGAACCTCGGGCTGGATCTCGCCGTGCTTTCGCGGGAGCTCTCCCTGCGCGACCTAGAGGCGTTTAAGAAGGACGCCGAGCTCCCCCTTGAAGTCTTCGTGCACGGGGCTCTTTGTGTCGCCTACTCCGGTCAGTGCCTCACCAGCGAGTCCCTCGGCCGCCGCAGCGCGAACCGGGGCGAGTGCGCCCAGGCCTGCCGCATGCCGTATGAACTGGTCGTCGATGGCGAGCTGCGCGACCTGGGCGACAAGCGTTATCTCCTCTCCCCGCAGGACCTCGCCGCCGTGGAGGAGATCCCCAGCCTGATCGCCGCCGGCATCCACAGCTTCAAGATCGAGGGCCGCCTCAAGTCGCCCGAGTACGTCGCCGCCGTCACGCGGGTCTATCGCAAGGCCATCGACACCGCCCTGGAGGCGCTGGAAAACGACCAGCCCCTGCCCCCGCAGCTCATGGACGAGGAGGACCGTTATTCCCTCGAGATGACCTTCAGCCGCGGACTCTTCAGCGGCTGGATGCACGGGGTGAACCACCAGCAGCTCGTGGGTGCCCGCTTTGCCAAGAAGCGCGGCCCGCTCGTGGGCGAGGTCCGCACCGTCGATCGTGACACCATCGAACTCACGCCCTTCCAGATCCCCCTGAAGCCCGGCGACGGCGTGGTGTTTGAGAACCCGTCCGATACCGACCGCGAGCAGGGCGGTTATCTCTTCCAGGTCGAAGGCAGCCGCATCGCCTTCCAGCGCGGCAAGATCGACTTCACCTCCATCCAGCCCGGCACCCGCGTTTACAAGACCGCCGATCCCGCCCTGGAGCGGGAGCTTCAGGCCACGTTCAAGGGCGACCTGCCCATTCGCAAACGTCGCGCGCTGCACTTCACGGTCACCGGTCAGGCCGGACAGCCCCTCGTGGTGGAAGCTCGGGACTTGATCGGAGGCGTCAACGCCCGTCCGGAAGGGTCCGTGCTCGCCCAAGCCAGCTCCGCCATGCCGCTGGAAGTGGCCCAGAAGAAGCCCCTTTCTCGCGAGACCTTGGCGGAGCAGTTCGGTCGGCTCGGCGGCACGCCGTATGAACTCGCCGGGCTGGATTCCCAGCTTGAGGGCGCGGTCATCGTGCCCGTGAGCGAGCTCAACCGCCTGCGCCGCGCCCTCGTGGCCGCGTTGGATCTCCTGCCCTCCGCCCCGGTGTTTGAGGCCCCCTCGCCCGAAGGGCTCAAGCCCTCCACCCGCGCCATGCTCGCCCCGCTGGAGGAGGCTCGCCTGGATCTCGCCCCCACGGTCGAGGCCCGTCTCTATGTCCTGTGCCGCAGCATGGAGCAGATCGATGCCGCCCTCGCCGCAGGCGTGGCCCGGCTCTATGTGGACTTTGAGGACGTGCGCCTCTATTCGGAGGCGGTCCAGCACATTCGCGCCCATAACAGCGCCCGCGCTGCGGTTGCCGCTTCAGCATCGGGGACAGAGGCCAAGCCCCAGACCGAAAGCGGGACCGAGATCTTCCTCGCCACCCCGCGCATTCAGAAGCCGCGGGAGGAAGGGTTCTTCAAGCTCATCGCCCGGGCCCATCCCGACGGCGTCTTGATCCGGAACCTCGGGGCCATCGGGTTCTTTGCCGGCACCGGCCTGCGCACCACGGGCGATTTCTCGCTCAACGTGGCCAAT contains these protein-coding regions:
- the lysS gene encoding lysine--tRNA ligase, whose product is MQGQEHSESELLQIRRDKLNTMVARGIDPFGGRFDTTHQPGALRRDFQPDLEVKVAGRVTARRTMGKAVFFDLSDITGRIQCYVNKKEIGDEAFELLTELVDIGDWLGVSGKTFVTKTGEPSVHTETLQVMSKALRPLPDKWHGVTDREIKYRQRYLDLISNERSRDTFVQRSLMVAEIRRFLQDRGFLEVETPMMQDVPGGAAATPFETFFKALNMAMYLRIAPELFLKRLLVGGFTKIFELNRNFRNEGLSRRHNPEFTMLEAYWAFSDFEQMADLVESMVCHLAEKFCGGLLIEHKDDEGNVTRTINLQRPWRRAPYKELIKGVAGEGWFELSLDDKKAKCAELGVEVSGGMVDYEVSQQVFEKLIEEKSFDPLFVTHVPAELVPLAKQNKADGSVVDVYELVINGQEISPGYSELNDPIVQRERLEHQAGEETQKVDEEFLLALEYGMPSAGGIGIGIDRLVMMLTGAESIRDVVLFPQLKKR
- a CDS encoding tetratricopeptide repeat protein, encoding MKILRFALLGAAALLVGVLPLHAQSGGVGDDFDPAALQQLAERGNADAQFELGIRYLGGEGMPKDEKKAAEWLTRAAEKEKLEAMNALGTMNEEGVGFPKDEKKAFEWYEKAAKYGLALAQQNLSQCYELGKGVEKNQAEANKWLKRAADQDFAPSQAMYAFKLERGLGIDKNTREAAEWYLKAAQNGLIRAMTHLAYLYYTGTGVPLDYRRAEAWYRRAARSDDPWARNDLAWFLAVCPDDSFHDGDSAVEFARNAVEKLSGKQYEMIDTLAAALARSGKFGEAVQTQMKAIVMLDGDKDGEIKPEEKAKLEQELSERLKTYKKQSPFTEKDPTPETGAKPLVEDRILQEEAVPRRRAKPAPKKDQDNEDKPVVIS
- a CDS encoding metallophosphoesterase, whose product is MWLDSRGALWHPGSRWLAEADLHYGYQLTMRRAGGLFPQWGMGDIRTRLQALIRHYQPEKLILAGDIMDSSGSAEETLTLLAALQPQVPHLICLEGNHERPALLKRWTFHRWHREDGDYLFHHGHNPQEVLDCPKATADAALQITGHWHPAVTLNDGAGTSMKLPALIQQKSPKRRSQSSNTPLDHWILPAFSPWARGGRLPAPGEKVRQEIWACHQRRVFAVG
- a CDS encoding LysR family transcriptional regulator; amino-acid sequence: MELRHLRYFQAVAEELSFSKAAEKLHIAQPALSRTVKELEDDLGAELLQRTKRSVKLTPAGAVLLHEAGILLGLCEEAIRKVHRTVKGQEGELRLGFIGPPTQPFLSRLLKEYRRRHPRVTVILEERTPERVWEMVSKDRIDVGLTRPVAASDRIPLQTLLLRRESLSVVVPRSHPLASETKVTWKMLEGLPLIVLARREGVGLYDRIMIGCHRAGFSPKLTLTPSIVGTVVTYVEAGAGIGVVPESVDTLTRSPDLIFKPLHPIVSVDLVMVWNKGGANPAAEAFRELVSEWVSADTLMPLAQ
- a CDS encoding sulfite exporter TauE/SafE family protein, with protein sequence MAWLELSNAASLNVLLLTGAVFVLAGVVKGVIGLGLPTVAVALLALVMSPAEAAALLVVPSFVTNVWQIWPWGTLGPMLKRLGGMQIGIVAGSLLGAWILGAPAGKWAMVGLGTALIGYAGWALTGARMTVRSEWERWLGPLIGGSTGFVTAATGVFVIPAVPYLQALGLKKDELIQGMGISFTVSTVVLALGLVMNGSYPTAVLGSSALMLVPALIGMYAGTFLRSRLSPAKFRICFLAGLIALGVHLVVGK
- a CDS encoding efflux RND transporter periplasmic adaptor subunit, which encodes MKFLRVVSPLLILGGCAWGGWWLYTSRPAPKVSVAEPVLVKVQGRILKKSTFPVQVRSQGTVMPRTQSTLLPEVSAKIVEVSPSFRAGAFFEKDEVLLKLDPVDYETAVVVAKGSLAQMEALLAEEKAKAEQALENWKALGRTGEPSPLVLRQPQLARAEADVASSKAQVMKAERDLARTVVRAPYAGQVLQQSVDVGQLVTPGTQLAKVFAVDYVEIRLPLPEREMRFLKLPERYRGSGAAEVADTESVPVRLRASLNGKPVMWQGRLMRVEGSLDAETRQIIAIAQVDDPYARRADGVPPLKIGQFVEAEIRGEVLTDVYVIPRVAVRAGNEIILISPENRLRRMTVEPLAADEKGIVISANSPKAPQEGEVLCVTPIPFPADGARVLPTLDGEALREGELGETGKERRGAGAS
- the waaF gene encoding lipopolysaccharide heptosyltransferase II, with amino-acid sequence MASKKPSGDQVITRMGQYLMYLLVRGVEAVLSVLPLTFCARLGQFLGGLAHAFFGGPRRLALRNLEIAFGREKDLDWRKAAARKHFRSLGANFLCSLKFQVMSEAEIVKRVTIEGTEHAQAVAASGKPLLYAICHLGCWELLTNIPSLFCYGRKPATIYQPLSNPYLESHLRRRREKLGYVLFSRNDGFGAPIKHLREGSSAIGVLVDQHAGDKGIWCPFFDRLASTSSLAALMALRCDAPLLPMAVYNDGLARWKLVIYPPVSSGEKKATAEGLTSMLNIAVEVLVRRAPADWFWVHNRWKTPKPDFLLSKYRRGIVLPKGYDGSRLQPFNLLVRSPNWLGDACMAMPAIRALKQGRPDMRLTIFCQANLKELWSAVPEVDAVVTKAKKEGISSVARRIRESGYYDVAVLFTNSTRSTLELKQAGIPRLVGYHGSLRSRMLHQVCPEPVSYKPPEHHAYRYLRLAKFCGAKTDDPGLFSPTVPPTGAAGEGTIRVGICAGAEYGQAKRWPMDRFAGVAAAVSVQWPEVEWQLFGAPGEKAMGETLSQMLGNVRHRNRVGATTLTELIAELRACRLLVTNDTGTMHLAAALGVPTVSIFGSTEPVLTGPLGDRHRIVRHHVPCSPCFKRECPFGHYDCMTGVTAEQVARLVGEELGKGLVLA